Proteins from a single region of Butyrivibrio fibrisolvens:
- the pfkB gene encoding 1-phosphofructokinase, which produces MIYTVTFNPALDYVVHMSQDLAIGMTNRSDSEEIYFGGKGINVSNVLRELDLPTTALGFIAGFTGKALDEGVAASGITTDFIKLPEGNTRINVKIKAADETEINGQGPKIPDECQKALFEKLDQLKEGDTLVLAGSIPSSLPSDVYERILERLDGKGIRFVVDAIKDLLLNVLKYHPFLIKPNKQELGEMFGVEINSDEDTVLYAKKLQEKGARNVLISMAGDGSLLVTEDGQILRQGVCRGKVKNSVGAGDSMVAGFIAGYEKSGGDYKVALNLGTACGGATAFSDGLAKKDLIDELYKTLQ; this is translated from the coding sequence ATGATATACACAGTTACCTTTAATCCAGCCTTGGACTACGTAGTTCACATGTCACAGGATTTGGCTATCGGTATGACTAACAGATCAGACTCTGAAGAGATCTATTTCGGAGGAAAAGGCATTAACGTTTCCAATGTACTGCGCGAACTTGATCTTCCTACTACTGCCCTTGGTTTTATTGCAGGCTTTACAGGTAAGGCTCTTGATGAGGGTGTTGCAGCATCTGGAATCACTACTGATTTTATTAAACTTCCGGAAGGTAACACCAGAATCAACGTTAAGATCAAAGCAGCAGATGAAACCGAGATCAATGGCCAGGGTCCTAAGATTCCTGATGAATGTCAGAAGGCTCTTTTTGAAAAGCTTGATCAGCTTAAGGAAGGCGATACTCTCGTTCTTGCAGGCAGTATCCCATCTTCTCTTCCAAGTGATGTATATGAAAGGATCCTTGAAAGACTTGATGGTAAGGGCATCAGATTTGTAGTTGATGCTATTAAGGACCTGCTCCTCAACGTTCTTAAGTATCATCCGTTCCTTATCAAGCCCAACAAGCAGGAACTTGGCGAGATGTTCGGAGTTGAAATAAATTCTGATGAGGACACAGTCCTTTACGCCAAGAAGCTTCAGGAGAAAGGCGCTCGTAACGTTCTTATCTCCATGGCAGGTGATGGATCACTTCTTGTTACAGAAGATGGTCAGATCTTAAGACAGGGTGTCTGCAGGGGTAAAGTTAAGAACTCTGTCGGAGCCGGAGATTCAATGGTTGCAGGATTCATCGCAGGATATGAAAAGTCAGGTGGCGACTATAAAGTTGCTCTTAATCTTGGAACTGCCTGCGGCGGTGCTACTGCTTT